A stretch of Lactiplantibacillus brownii DNA encodes these proteins:
- a CDS encoding nitroreductase, with protein sequence MDFERVLEARHSERAFRDQVIPTTTLKKIVNQAQLTPSWANAQPWQVVIATGKTLNEIQSVFQRRTEQGVAGSSDLEIAHRTNWAEAPRRNMATWSNDLGRYLAEKNVGASAYGTSQLSLFNSPALVYLIVPAPVNSWETFDTGAFAQTLMLSAANQGVQSMPAYEIVKYPDELRRILKLNSGQKILMGIALGYADESVINGFRTSRVATDDILTIQD encoded by the coding sequence ATGGATTTTGAACGAGTACTTGAAGCGCGCCATTCAGAACGTGCTTTCCGGGATCAAGTGATTCCGACGACAACGTTAAAGAAAATAGTTAATCAGGCCCAGCTAACGCCTTCTTGGGCCAACGCACAGCCATGGCAAGTTGTGATTGCGACGGGTAAAACGTTAAATGAGATTCAATCAGTTTTTCAACGGCGTACGGAACAGGGTGTTGCGGGAAGTTCCGATTTGGAAATTGCTCATCGAACTAATTGGGCGGAGGCGCCACGTCGAAATATGGCGACGTGGAGTAACGATCTAGGCCGGTACTTAGCGGAGAAAAATGTCGGCGCAAGTGCTTATGGAACGAGCCAGCTCAGCTTGTTCAACAGTCCTGCTTTGGTTTACTTAATTGTGCCGGCACCGGTCAATTCTTGGGAAACGTTTGATACGGGAGCATTTGCGCAGACATTAATGTTGAGTGCGGCCAATCAGGGCGTTCAATCCATGCCAGCCTATGAAATTGTAAAATATCCCGATGAGTTGCGCCGAATTTTAAAATTGAATTCCGGGCAGAAAATTCTAATGGGAATCGCACTGGGGTACGCGGATGAGTCGGTGATTAACGGTTTTAGAACTAGTCGGGTTGCAACGGATGACATTTTGACGATTCAGGATTGA